A genomic stretch from Mycobacterium malmoense includes:
- the rimM gene encoding ribosome maturation factor RimM (Essential for efficient processing of 16S rRNA), with the protein MELTVGRVVKAHGIGGDVVVEIRTDDPATRFAPGNTLRAKRSRDDGERDYVVESAREHGGRLLVRLAGVNDRDAADALRGSLFVVDSDDLPPIDEPDTYYDHQLEGLRVRTTTGQDVGVVAEVLHTAAGELLAVRRGAESAEVLVPFVGAIVTSVSLGEGLIEIDPPEGLLDLA; encoded by the coding sequence TTGGAGTTGACGGTCGGGCGCGTCGTCAAAGCCCACGGCATCGGCGGCGACGTGGTGGTGGAAATCCGCACCGACGATCCCGCTACCCGGTTTGCGCCGGGTAATACATTGCGCGCCAAGCGATCCCGCGATGACGGGGAACGCGACTATGTCGTCGAGAGCGCGCGCGAGCACGGTGGGCGGCTGCTGGTGCGATTGGCCGGGGTGAACGACCGCGACGCCGCCGACGCGTTGCGGGGCAGCCTGTTCGTCGTGGATTCCGATGATCTCCCGCCGATCGATGAGCCGGACACCTACTACGACCACCAGCTCGAGGGCCTTCGTGTCCGGACGACGACGGGGCAGGACGTCGGTGTCGTCGCCGAGGTGCTGCACACCGCGGCCGGTGAGCTGTTGGCGGTGCGGCGCGGCGCCGAAAGTGCCGAAGTCTTGGTGCCTTTCGTCGGCGCGATCGTGACGTCGGTGTCGCTGGGCGAGGGGCTGATCGAGATCGATCCGCCCGAGGGCCTG
- a CDS encoding RNA-binding protein, with protein MSTVVVDAVEHLVRGIVDNPDDVRVDLVTSRRGRTVEVHVHPDDLGKVIGRGGRTATALRTLVAGIGGRGIRVDVVDTDQ; from the coding sequence ATGAGCACGGTCGTCGTTGACGCTGTCGAGCATCTGGTCCGCGGGATCGTCGACAACCCCGACGATGTCCGGGTCGACCTCGTGACCAGCCGGCGTGGGCGGACGGTGGAGGTGCACGTGCATCCCGACGATCTGGGCAAGGTGATCGGCCGCGGGGGACGCACCGCGACCGCGTTGCGCACGCTGGTCGCCGGGATCGGTGGCCGTGGCATCCGCGTCGACGTGGTGGACACCGACCAGTAG
- the rpsP gene encoding 30S ribosomal protein S16 — protein MAVKIKLTRLGKIRNPQYRIAVADARTRRDGRSIEVIGRYHPKEDPSLIEINSERAQYWLSVGAQPTEPVLKLLKITGDWQKFKGLPGAEGRLKVAPAKPSKLELFNAALAQAEGAPTTEAAKPKKKALAKKAAKPAKAASSESDADADDAPAEGGEQSEQTTES, from the coding sequence ATGGCTGTGAAGATCAAGCTGACTCGGCTTGGCAAGATCCGCAATCCTCAGTACCGCATCGCCGTCGCGGACGCCCGCACCCGGCGCGACGGCCGCTCGATCGAGGTCATCGGCCGGTATCACCCGAAGGAAGACCCGAGCCTCATCGAGATCAACTCCGAGCGGGCCCAGTACTGGCTTTCGGTGGGGGCCCAGCCCACCGAGCCCGTCCTCAAGCTGCTGAAGATCACCGGTGACTGGCAGAAGTTCAAGGGCCTGCCGGGCGCCGAGGGCCGCCTGAAGGTCGCCCCGGCCAAGCCCAGCAAGCTGGAGCTGTTCAACGCCGCGTTGGCTCAAGCTGAAGGCGCGCCCACCACCGAGGCCGCGAAACCGAAGAAGAAGGCCTTGGCCAAGAAGGCCGCGAAACCGGCCAAAGCGGCCTCGTCGGAGTCCGACGCCGACGCCGACGACGCGCCGGCCGAGGGCGGCGAGCAGTCCGAGCAGACGACCGAAAGCTGA